Below is a genomic region from Microbacterium esteraromaticum.
TCAACATCGTGCTGCCCGTCGGCCGACGAGCCGACGTGGAGCGGGTGCTCGGGCTCGTGCTGCCCGGGATCGCCGCACACGAGATCAGCGCCATGTGGGAGAGCGGGGTGACCGGTCCTGCCGCCGATGACCCCTACAAGACGATCCCGGCGCGAGCCTGGTGGCGCCGCCCGCTGTCGTGGAGAAGGCACGGCTACCGGCTCACCGCGCACTCGGTGCTCGTGCGCCGCGGATTCCTGTGGCGGCGGCTCGCCGTCTTCCCGCTCGCCCGCCTGCAGAGCGTGTCGATCTCGCAGGGGCCGATCGACCGGCTGCAGCGCGTCTCGCGGGGACAGATCCACTCCGTCACAGGTCCCGTGACCGGGAACCTGTCGGGACTCGAGCGCGACGATGCGATCGCGCTGCTCGACGGCGTCAGCCGGGCCGCCGCGCTCGCCGCGTCTGCCGACCGCACGCATCGCTGGGCCGAGTACACGCCCGAGCACGCAGCGGAGCACGCAGCCGGAGCGGAGCACGCAGCCGAAGCGGCGCAGCCGTGATCCGAGCCGGGCGCCTCGGCATCGGGGTGATCGGGGCCGGCCGTGTCGGCCCGGTCATCGGCGCCGCGCTGGCCGGCGCTGGCCATGCCGTCACCGGCATCACCTCCGGCTCCGACGACGAGCGCGCGGCGGCTGTGCTTCCGGGTGTACCCGTGCTCGATGCCCTAGAGGTGATCCGACGCAGCGAGCTCGTGATCATCGCCGTGCCGCACGATGAGCTTCCCGGGCTGGTCAGCGGCATCGCCGAGCTCGACGGCTGGCAGATCGGACAGCTCGTCCTGCACACCGATGCCGGGTACGGCACCGACGTGCTTCGTCCTGCCGCCGAGCGCGGGGCCATCCCGCTCGCCGTGCATCCCGCGATCTCGTTCACCGGC
It encodes:
- a CDS encoding DUF2520 domain-containing protein, whose product is MIRAGRLGIGVIGAGRVGPVIGAALAGAGHAVTGITSGSDDERAAAVLPGVPVLDALEVIRRSELVIIAVPHDELPGLVSGIAELDGWQIGQLVLHTDAGYGTDVLRPAAERGAIPLAVHPAISFTGTTIDLRQLQAAFAAVTAPAAVLPIAQALAVEMGCEPVVIAEQDRAVYAEAIATASEFSRGIVQQATGLLRGVGVENPGGYLSALVGSTVEQALREASDPAEPPLF